One genomic segment of Streptomyces sp. NBC_00239 includes these proteins:
- a CDS encoding putative leader peptide, whose product MTGAGIALVSRRHVDLGRMASAICPAR is encoded by the coding sequence ATGACTGGAGCTGGAATTGCCTTGGTGAGTCGGCGGCACGTCGACCTCGGCCGCATGGCCAGCGCCATCTGTCCGGCGCGCTGA
- a CDS encoding GNAT family N-acetyltransferase, protein MDTDLTTWSLEQTSPADLRPAAVPDGDIRIERAAVPSPEFSRFLYASVGGDIHWTDRLGLTYAQWREVLERPGVETWVAYDRGTPAGYVELDPQPEGAVEIVYFGLLPAFRGRRIGGHLLSVGVERAWDLAERWPDREPTKRVWLHTCSWDGPTAMDNYLRRGFRIFKTETEPKAQPATPGPWPGA, encoded by the coding sequence ATGGACACCGATCTCACCACCTGGTCGCTGGAGCAGACCTCGCCGGCGGACCTGCGGCCCGCCGCCGTGCCGGACGGCGACATCCGCATCGAGCGGGCCGCGGTCCCCTCGCCGGAATTCAGCCGCTTCCTGTACGCGTCGGTGGGCGGTGACATCCACTGGACGGACCGGCTGGGGCTGACGTACGCCCAGTGGCGGGAGGTGCTGGAGCGGCCGGGCGTGGAGACGTGGGTGGCGTACGACCGGGGCACCCCGGCGGGGTACGTGGAGCTGGACCCGCAGCCCGAGGGTGCGGTCGAGATCGTGTACTTCGGCCTGCTGCCCGCCTTCCGGGGCCGGCGGATCGGCGGGCACCTGCTGTCGGTCGGCGTGGAGCGGGCCTGGGACCTGGCCGAGCGCTGGCCCGACCGCGAGCCGACGAAGCGGGTGTGGCTGCACACGTGCAGCTGGGACGGGCCCACGGCGATGGACAACTACCTGCGGCGCGGCTTCCGGATCTTCAAGACGGAGACGGAGCCGAAGGCGCAGCCCGCGACCCCGGGGCCCTGGCCGGGCGCCTGA